The Oleomonas cavernae genome includes the window TGGATCGATACTGCCATGGTTACGGCGCCCGCCGAGGCCCGCGCCGCCCTGGCCAAAACCATCCCGGCCCAGCGGCTGGGCAAGGCGGAGGATGTCGCCGCCATCGTCGCCTTCCTGTTGCGTGAAGAAGCCGGTTACATCAACGGGACGGTGGTGACCGTCGACGGCGGCCTGGGCAGCATGCTCGCCGCGCCCAAGAACTGAAGAAGGATAATCCCATGCTGGCGCTGCGCCTGATCGCGGAAGGCCGTACCGAACTGGTCGAGATGGAGACCCCGCCGGCCCCGCCGGCCGGCCAGGTCAAGGTCCAGATGAAGACCGTGGCGCTCAACCACATCGACGTCTGGGGCCTGCGCGGCATGGCTTTCGCCAAGCGCAAGCTGCCCTTGACCGTCGCCGTGGAAGGCGCCGGCGTGGTGGTCGAGGTCGGCGCCGGCGTCACCAGCCACAAGGTGGGCGACCGCGTGGCGCTCTATGCCGGCGTCACCTGCGGCCATTGCAAGCGCTGCCTGAGGGGCCAGGAGAACCTGTGCGAGAACATCGCCGGGATCATGGGCTTCCACATCGACGGCCTGGCCGCGCAATATGTGAACCTCGACCCGCGCCAGGCGATTCACATCCCCGACGGGGTGAACGACGTCGACGCCGCCTGCGCCACCACCACCTTCGGCACGGTCGAGCACATGCTGTTTGAGAATGCCAGGCTGGAACCCGGCGAGACCATCCTGATCCAGGCCGGTGGCTCAGGGATAGGCACCACCGCGATCCGCATGGCCAAGAAGGCCGGCGCCTATATCTTCACCACCGTCGGCTCGGACGAGAAGATCGACAAGGTGAAGGCCTTGGGCGCCGACGTGGCGATCAACTACAACAAGGACCGCTTCGAATCGATCGTCCGGCGCCAGACCGACAAGAAGGGCGTCGACGTGGTGTTCGAGCATGTCGGCCCCGACACCTGGGCCAAGTCCCTGTTCTGCCTCAAGCGCGGCGGCCGCCTGGTCACCTGCGGTTCCACCACCGGCGTCTCGGCCGAGACCAACCTGTTCGCCCTGTTCCAGAACCAGATCCGCATCTTCGGCTCGTTCGGCGCCAATTTCGGCAACATCCGCTCGGGCCTGGCCAAGATGGCCGACAAGTCGGTCCTGCCGGTGATCGACAGCGAAATCGAGCTGGGCGACATCGGCACCGCCCTGCGCCGGATGCAGAGCCGCGACCTGTTCGGCAAGATCGTCGCCCACGTGCCGGGGTGATGATCCGCTAGGGGGAGCCGCCATGCTGGACCTGGAGAGCCCGATCTGGGAAACGCTCGAGGGCGGCTACCGGGTTGTATACGACCCGCGACCGGCGCTGCTGGCGCTGGAACGGGGCGAGAATGTCGCCGCTGCCTGGGATGAACTCTGGAACGAGTTGCATCACCAAGGCGACGTGGGGGAAGCTTCCTATGCCGCTGTCCCGCATCTTGTCCGGATCTATGCCGCCGGCGGTGCCGCGAGGTACGACACTTACGCCATCGTGGAAGTGGTCGAGGAATGCCGCCTCGCTGGCAATAACCCGCCGCTGCCGGACTATCTCCGCGAGCCCTACGAAGCCGCCTGGCGGCAATTGGCCGAGCTTGCCCTGAGGGACCTGCCGCTTACGGACAAGCTTGAAATCGTCTCGTGCATTCTCGCTGTCATGGCCATGAGCAAAGGCCTAAGCGGACTCGCCCGTATCGCCGCCAAATTTGACGAAAGCGAGCGCGAAGAAATGATCCGCCTCTATTTCCAGGCCTGACGGAAGCCGACTTGAAGCCTGCCCCTATGACGCCGCCGGGTCGATGCCGATCACCATTGCCGCCTCATAGCCGTCGGACACTTGCTTGATGCTGGCCACGGAGGCCTCGCCGGCGCGGCGGGCGATGCCGTCTTGGGCATTGGTGGTGTCGGGCTTGCTGCCCCGGGCCGAATAGGGGGCCGTGCTGCTGTAGACCGCCTCGCTGAGCGCGTCGGGAAAGAAGATCTGGCCGGTGAGGACATTGGCCCGGTCGATGAAGGCCTTGAAATGGATATGCGGGGTGCGGCCGCGATACCAGCCGGGATAGAGCGTGGTGAACTGCACCGTGCCGTCGGCGCCGGCGATCTGCGTGGCGCGCAGGAAGGTTTCGCCCACGGTCGAAATGTCCCGGCCGTCGCCCTGGCCGGGATAGCCGGAATAGAGGCCCAGGGCATCGCAATGCCAGACATCGACCCGGGCCTTTGCCAGCGCCTGGCACCGGGCATCGACGACCTGGAGCCGCAAGGCAAGCGGCACGCCGGGACGCCCCTCGCGCATGTCGGCGCGAACCAGCCTGGGGTCGGTATAGAACGGCCCCTCCGTCACCTGCGGCGTCAAGCGGCAGACATCGCCGGCCTGCGCCACAGCGGCCCCCGGCAGCAGGACGGGTGCCGCTGCGGCGGCGGCGATCAGGGAAAAGGCCTGGCGGCGGCTGTAGATCCTGGTCATCGGCGAGGCTTTCGGTTCATCTGCCCTTAACGCGCCGCTTGGGCCAAACCCTGCGCCGGGCCTTACGTCCGGAAGGCGCCCATGTAGCGGTCGATCGAGGCCTGGGCGAGCCTGTCGAACTCGCGGATCGCATCGCCGGTCAGGGTGTAATAGGCCTGTCGCCGTTCGGTGAAGGTTACGTCCTCGGGCAGCGTGGTGCTGCGTTCCACCTGGGCGCTGGCGCGGGCGGTGTTGAGGCCGTCGGCACTTTGCGCGACGATTTCGGCCGCCAGGCGCACGATGATGCGCCAGGCCTGGTCGGTCTGGAAGGCGCCGCTGATGCCGCCGGTGGTGGCAAGCGACTCCTGGACCGCCGAGGCTTCCGTGATCAGCACGCTGGCCCGGCCCGAGGTGCCGGCGGCCTGGAGCCGGTCGCCGGCCCAATCCGCCAGGGCCTGGGCCGGCGGCACGTCGAAGTCGACCTCGAGATGCCCCTCGCCCAGCGGCGTGTAGCGGTTGTCGACCGTGATCTCCTCGACATTGAGCAGGATCGGCCGCTCCTTGAAGCTGAACGCCGGGAAGGTCGGCGCCGGGTCGCGGCTGCCGGCGCAGGCGCTCACCAGGCCGGCGGCACCGATCCCCAGGAAATGACGGCGAGAGAGCATGGCACGCGGGTCCTTGCGATGATCACGTCGAGTGGAGACCGATTCTCCCCGGAAAGGAAACCCACCACCGGCCGAACGGTTGCTAGACGGCGACCGTGTCGGGATCGAAGGCGAAGCCCGCGTTGCAGAATTCGCACGTGACGACGATGCGGCCGTCCACCGCCATGTCGGCGCGGTCCTGTGCCGGGAACTGGGCCAGGACCGTGGCGATGCGCTCGCGGTTGCAGCGGCAGCCCACCGCCAGCGCCAGGGTGGGATAGACGCGCACGCCATCCTCGTGGAACAGGCGCCAGGCCACTTCCTCGGCCCGCAGGTCGGGGCCGACCAGTTCGTCGACCGTCACCGTCGATGCCTTGGCCTTGGCGGTGGTCCAGCGATCCTCGGCCACCGCATCGGGCAGGTGGCCGGCCCGGTCGGCGCGCGGGCCGGTCTCGCCATGGGGCAGGTGCTGGATCATCAGCCCGCCGGCCAGCCACGGCCCGCCCGGCCAGGCGCGCTTGGCGGCCAGGCGCACCAGGGTCGGGATCTGCTCGGAATCGCGGAAGTAGGCCTCGGCGCATTCGGCCAGGCTGTCGCCTTCCAGGGCGACGATCCCCTGGTAGCGGTCGGTATCCGGGCCCTGGTCGATGGTCAGCGCCAGATAGCCCTTGCCCAGCACGTCGCGCACGCCGCGCCGGTCGGGGCCCAGGGCCGCCAGTGCCGCCCGATCGACCTGGGCAAAACCGCGCAAGGCGCCCGGCGTGGCAAAGTCGGAAACCATCATGGAAACCGGGCCGTCGCCCTTGGTCTGCACCGTGAAGGTGCCGTCGAACTTCACCGAGTTGCCCAGCAGGGTGGCGACCAGGATCAGTTCGGCCAGATGCTGGGAAACCACGTCGGGATAGTCGTGGCGCGACAGGATGGTGTCGACGACCGAGCCCAGGCGCACGATGCGCCCGCGGACATCGAGCCGGTCGATCTGGAACGGCAGAACCCGGTTCTGCCCCTTCTGGTTGTCATTCATCTACGCAAGCCCTCAAACGCCGGGCGGCCGCGTCCGCGGCCTGGGCTCGCTTCGCTGGCGCTACGCGGGGCCTCAATGGCCCTTGGACGGATGACCGTGTCCGAGCTTATCATCACTCTGGCGTCGAGAAACACCAAGCCAGGATGCCCTTCTGGGCATGCAGGCGGTTCTCGGCCTCGTCCCACACCACCGACTGCGGCCCGTCGATGACTTCCGACGTTACCTCCTCGCCGCGGTGGGCGGGCAGGCAGTGCATGAACACGGCGTCCTTGTGCGCCAGGCTCATGCGCCGCGTATCGACGCGGTAGGGTGCCAGCAGGTTGTGGCGGCGTTCGGCCTCGGTATCGCCCATCGAGACCCAGGTGTCGGTGACGATGGCGTCGGCCCCGCGCGTCGCCGCGTCCGGGTCGCTGGTCAGGACCACGTCGGCGCCCTGCGCCTTGGCCCAGTCGAGAATCTTGCGCGGCGGCTCCAACTCCTTGGGGCAGGCCAGGCGCAGCGAGAAGTCGAAGCGGGCGGCGGCGTGGATGAAGCTGCGCGCAACATTGTTGCCGTCGCCCAGCCAGGTCACGGTGCGCCCCGCGATCGAGCCGCGGTGTTCCTCGTAGGTCATGATGTCGGCCATGATCTGGCACGGGTGCGACCAGCGGGTCAGGCCGTTGATCACCGGCACGGTCGCGGCTTCCGCCATCTCGGTCAGGTTCGAATGGTCGGAGGTGCGCAGCATGATGGCATCGACGTAACGCGAGAGGACCCGCGCCGTATCGGCGATGGTCTCTTCCCGGTTGAGCTGCAGCTCGGTGCCCAGCAGCAGCAGGGTCTGGCCGCCCAACTGGCGCATGCCGACATCGAAGGAGACGCGGGTGCGGGTCGACTGCTTCTCGAAGATCATCGCCAGGATGCGGCCGTCCAGCGGCTTGCCCTGGTCCGGCACGCCCTTGGGCAGGCCCCGGCGCGCGGTCTTCAGGAGTTTGGCCCGGTCGAGAATGCCGCGCAGGGTGGACTTGTCGAGAACGTCGAGATCGAGAAAATGCCGTGGCGACTTCGAACCGGCAACACTCATGATGCAGCCTTTACCTTCACCTGGGCACTGACGGCCGCGCAGGCGCTGTCGAGGAGCTTGGTGGCCTCGGCCACGTCCTCGTCGGTGATGATCAGGGGCGGCAGCAGGCGGATCGTATTGTCGCCGCCGGCAACGCCCAGCAAGCCCGCATCGCGCATGGCGTTCAGCAGCAGGCGGTTCTCGATGCCGTCGCGCACCTTGAGGCCCAGCATCAGGCCCTTGCCGCGGATGCCCTCGACCACATCGGGGTGGCTGTCGACGATCATGGCCAGCGACTGGCGCAGGCGGCCGGCGATCTCGTTCACGCGCGGCAGGAAATCAGGCGCCAGCATCACGTCCAGCACGGCATTGCCCACCGCCATGGCCAGCGGATTGCCGCCATAGGTCGAGCCGTGGCTGCCCGCCACCATGCCGACCGCGGCCTTGGCCGTGGCGAGGCAGGCGCCCAGCGGGAAGCCGCCGCCGATCGCCTTGGCCACCGCCATGATGTCGGGCGCAGCACCTTCGCCCGCCCATTCATGGGCGAACAATTTGCCGGTGCGGCCCATGCCGCACTGGACCTCGTCCAGCACCATGAGGATGCCGTGCTCATCGCAGATCTGGCGCAGGGCGCGCAGGGTCGTGTCGGGAATCGGGTTGATGCCGCCCTCGCCCTGGATGGGCTCGAACAGGAGGCCGGCGGTCTGTGGCCCGATCGCCGCCTTCACCGCCTCGAGATCGCCGAAGGGCACCTGGTCGAAGCCGTCGACCGGCGGGCCGAAGCCGTCGAGGTGCTTCTTCTGGCCGCCCGCGGCGATGGTCGCCAGGGTGCGGCCGTGGAAGGCGCCCTCGAAAGTGATCAGGCGGTAGCGCTGCGGGTTGCCGGTGGCGGAATGATACTTGCGCGCCATCTTGATCGCGCATTCGACCGCTTCCGCCCCCGAATTGGTAAAGAAGGCGAGATCGGCGAAGGTTGCCTGGGTCAGGCGCTCGGCCAGCCGCTCCTGCCCCGGGATGCGGAACATGTTGGACGTGTGCCAGAGCTTGCCCGCCTGCTCGGTCAGTGCCTTCACCAGATGCGGATGGGCATGGCCCAGGGCGTTGACGGCGATGCCGGCGGCAAAGTCGAGGAACCGTCGGCCGTCGGTCGACACCAGCCAAGCCCCTTCACCCTTCTCGAAGGCAAGGTCGGCACGCGCATAGGTCGGCAAAACAGCAGAAGTCACGGCCACGCTCCCGATAATGACAGAGCACGCCGGGATCGCTCCCGGCGTTGGAAAGCGGGAGAGTAAATAGGCAGTGCCTTGTTCTGTCAACGTTCTTGGGGTTGTCACGATAAGCCCTCTCCGCCCTTCAGGGGGAGAGGGTGGGGTGAGGTGGGTGGTCGGCGTAGAGCGGGATCTGTCCCGTCGACCACCTCACCCGCCCGTCGCTCACGCGACGGGCCCCTCCCTCTCCCCCGCCAAGCGGCGGAGAGGGGATTATCGGCCTACTTGTCGACGCGCAGGGCGACGAAGCGCAGGTCGCCGGCGCGGCTGATCAGGAACAGCACCGACTTCTTGCCGGCTTCCTTCTCGGCCTTCACCTTTTCGGCGACCTGGGCCGGGTTCTCGACCTTCGACTGGGCCACCTCGACGATCACGTCGCCGGGCTTCACGCCCTTCTCGGCCGCCTGGCTGGTGCCGGCGACTTCGTTGACGATCACGCCGTTGACGTCGTCGGGGATCGAATAGCGGCCGCGCAACTCGTCGGTCAGGGGGACAACGCCCATGCCCAAGACCACCTGGGCCTTGCCCGGCGTCGTGGTGCCCTTGCCGCCCTCGCCCTCGCTCGCGGCCACTTCGGCCTCGTCGAGCTGGCCGACCTTGACCTCGACGGTCTTCTCCTTGCCGTCGTGCCAGATCACCACCGGCACGGTTTCGCCGATCTTGGTCTCGGCCACCACGCGGGGCAGGCTGCGCATGTCGTTAACCGGCTTGCCGTCGAAGGTCAGGATGATGTCGCCGGCGGCAATGCCCGCCGCCGCCGCCGGGCCCTTTTCGTCGACCCCGGCCACCAAGGCGCCGCGCGCCCGGTCGAGGTTGAGGCTTTCGGCGATCTCGTCGGTCACGCTCTGGATGCGCACGCCGAGCCAGCCGCGACGGGTCTCGCCGAATTCACGCAACTGGGCGACCACCTGGGCCGCCAGGGCCGAGGGCACGGAGAAGCCGATGCCGACCGACCCGCCCGAGGGCGAGTAGATCGCCGTGTTGATGCCGATGACTTCGCCGTCCATGTTGAACAGCGGGCCGCCGGAATTGCCGCGGTTGATGGCGGCGTCGGTCTGGATGAAATCGTCGTAGGGGCCGGCGTTGATGTCGCGGTTGCGCGCCGAGATGATGCCGGCGGTCACCGAACCGCCCAGGCCGAACGGGTTGCCGACGGCCATCACCCAGTCGCCGACCCGCGCCTTGTCGGAATCGCCGAAGTTAACATAGGGCAGCGGCTTGGAGGGCTTGACGATCAGCACGGCGACGTCGGTCTTGGGATCCTTGCCGCGCAGTTCGGCCGCCAGCTTGGTACCGTCGGCCAGGGTCACGGTGATTTCCTCGGCATCGGCGATGACGTGATTGTTGGTCACGATGATGCCCGATGGATCGATGATGAAGCCCGAACCCAGCGAGGTCACCTTGCGCGGTTCGGCCCCGCCCTGGCCGCGGCCCTGGCGGTCGAAGAAGTCCTTGAAGAACTCCTCGAAGGGCGAGCCGGGCGGGAACTGCGGCATCGGCACTTCGCCGCCTTCCTCGCCCTCGCCGCCGCTCACGGTCTGCGTGGTCGAGATGTTGACGACGGCCGGGCTCAGCTTCTCGGCCAGATCGGCGAAGCTCTCGGGCGCACCGCGGGCATGGGCGGCGTGGCTGCCCAGCATGACGGCGAGCAGCAGCAAGGCGGTGACGAAAATGAACAGCCGGCGATGCAGCGCATCTTGGCGCGCGACGGAAACGGCGACCGGTCCGCCCTGGCCCGTCCGGCGCGACCGGAGTGACGATTGATCGAGGTCCATCTTGTGACGGCTCCATGAAGTGCGGCGCAAAGCATTGGCCGCCGAACGAATTCCTGCAATCGATTCGCGGGGGCGGCGCTTGAAACCGCCTGGCGAGTGGGATTTAGGCGCGGATTGTGGAGGCATTGTGACCGAGCGCCCGCGAGACCGGGGGAAATGCCCCACGCCGCCGGGCGGCATGGGGCACCCGATCACTTGGCCGGCGCCTGCCCCGCCACGGCCCCGGCAACATTGTCGAGGTAGCGGAAGAAATCGCTGTCGGGCGACAGCACCATGGTCGTGGTCTTGTCGTTCAGCGCTTCGCGATAGGCCTGCATCGAGCGGTAGAAGGAGAAGAAGCCCGGATCCTTGCCGAAGGCATCGGCGAAGATCTTGATCGCGTCGCTGTCGCCTTCGCCGCGCTTGATCTGGCTGTCACGCTGGGCATTGGCGATGATCACGGTGACATCGCGGTCAGCCTCGGCCCGGCGCTTCTGGGCCGCTTCCTGGCCGGTCGCGCGGATCAGCTTGGCTTCCTGCTCGCGCTCGGTGCGCATGCGCTGGAAGATCGCCTGGCTGTTGGCCTCGGGCAGGTCGGCCCGGCGGATGCGGACGTCGACGATTTCGATGCCGTTTTCCTTGGCCTTTTCGTTCACCAGCTCGCTGATGCGGCGCATCAGCAGGGCGCGCTTGCTGCTGCCCTGGGCTTCGCGCGGGTCCAGCAGCAGAGCGGTCAGCTTCTCGCGGCCGACCACGTCGCGCAAGGTCGACGAGATGAAGGCCGAAAGCTGGCGCTGGGCGATGTCTTCGGTCCGCAGGCGCTGGTAGTAGCGCAGCGGATCGATGATGCGCCAGCGCGCGAAGGCATCGATCACCACGCGCTTCTGGTCGGCCGCGATCAATTCCTCGGCCGAGGTTTTGACCAGCAGCACGCGCTTGTCGATATAGACCACGTTCTGGAACAGCGGGATTTTGAAGTAGAGGCCCGGCTCGGTGATGATCTTCTTGGGATCGCCGAGTTGCAGCACCATCGCCTGCTGGGTCATCGAGACCGTGAACATGGACGACAGGGCGGCGATCAGCAGGACGAC containing:
- a CDS encoding zinc-binding dehydrogenase encodes the protein MLALRLIAEGRTELVEMETPPAPPAGQVKVQMKTVALNHIDVWGLRGMAFAKRKLPLTVAVEGAGVVVEVGAGVTSHKVGDRVALYAGVTCGHCKRCLRGQENLCENIAGIMGFHIDGLAAQYVNLDPRQAIHIPDGVNDVDAACATTTFGTVEHMLFENARLEPGETILIQAGGSGIGTTAIRMAKKAGAYIFTTVGSDEKIDKVKALGADVAINYNKDRFESIVRRQTDKKGVDVVFEHVGPDTWAKSLFCLKRGGRLVTCGSTTGVSAETNLFALFQNQIRIFGSFGANFGNIRSGLAKMADKSVLPVIDSEIELGDIGTALRRMQSRDLFGKIVAHVPG
- a CDS encoding intradiol ring-cleavage dioxygenase yields the protein MTRIYSRRQAFSLIAAAAAAPVLLPGAAVAQAGDVCRLTPQVTEGPFYTDPRLVRADMREGRPGVPLALRLQVVDARCQALAKARVDVWHCDALGLYSGYPGQGDGRDISTVGETFLRATQIAGADGTVQFTTLYPGWYRGRTPHIHFKAFIDRANVLTGQIFFPDALSEAVYSSTAPYSARGSKPDTTNAQDGIARRAGEASVASIKQVSDGYEAAMVIGIDPAAS
- a CDS encoding Hsp33 family molecular chaperone, whose product is MNDNQKGQNRVLPFQIDRLDVRGRIVRLGSVVDTILSRHDYPDVVSQHLAELILVATLLGNSVKFDGTFTVQTKGDGPVSMMVSDFATPGALRGFAQVDRAALAALGPDRRGVRDVLGKGYLALTIDQGPDTDRYQGIVALEGDSLAECAEAYFRDSEQIPTLVRLAAKRAWPGGPWLAGGLMIQHLPHGETGPRADRAGHLPDAVAEDRWTTAKAKASTVTVDELVGPDLRAEEVAWRLFHEDGVRVYPTLALAVGCRCNRERIATVLAQFPAQDRADMAVDGRIVVTCEFCNAGFAFDPDTVAV
- the argF gene encoding ornithine carbamoyltransferase encodes the protein MSVAGSKSPRHFLDLDVLDKSTLRGILDRAKLLKTARRGLPKGVPDQGKPLDGRILAMIFEKQSTRTRVSFDVGMRQLGGQTLLLLGTELQLNREETIADTARVLSRYVDAIMLRTSDHSNLTEMAEAATVPVINGLTRWSHPCQIMADIMTYEEHRGSIAGRTVTWLGDGNNVARSFIHAAARFDFSLRLACPKELEPPRKILDWAKAQGADVVLTSDPDAATRGADAIVTDTWVSMGDTEAERRHNLLAPYRVDTRRMSLAHKDAVFMHCLPAHRGEEVTSEVIDGPQSVVWDEAENRLHAQKGILAWCFSTPE
- a CDS encoding aspartate aminotransferase family protein, whose protein sequence is MTSAVLPTYARADLAFEKGEGAWLVSTDGRRFLDFAAGIAVNALGHAHPHLVKALTEQAGKLWHTSNMFRIPGQERLAERLTQATFADLAFFTNSGAEAVECAIKMARKYHSATGNPQRYRLITFEGAFHGRTLATIAAGGQKKHLDGFGPPVDGFDQVPFGDLEAVKAAIGPQTAGLLFEPIQGEGGINPIPDTTLRALRQICDEHGILMVLDEVQCGMGRTGKLFAHEWAGEGAAPDIMAVAKAIGGGFPLGACLATAKAAVGMVAGSHGSTYGGNPLAMAVGNAVLDVMLAPDFLPRVNEIAGRLRQSLAMIVDSHPDVVEGIRGKGLMLGLKVRDGIENRLLLNAMRDAGLLGVAGGDNTIRLLPPLIITDEDVAEATKLLDSACAAVSAQVKVKAAS
- a CDS encoding Do family serine endopeptidase, whose amino-acid sequence is MDLDQSSLRSRRTGQGGPVAVSVARQDALHRRLFIFVTALLLLAVMLGSHAAHARGAPESFADLAEKLSPAVVNISTTQTVSGGEGEEGGEVPMPQFPPGSPFEEFFKDFFDRQGRGQGGAEPRKVTSLGSGFIIDPSGIIVTNNHVIADAEEITVTLADGTKLAAELRGKDPKTDVAVLIVKPSKPLPYVNFGDSDKARVGDWVMAVGNPFGLGGSVTAGIISARNRDINAGPYDDFIQTDAAINRGNSGGPLFNMDGEVIGINTAIYSPSGGSVGIGFSVPSALAAQVVAQLREFGETRRGWLGVRIQSVTDEIAESLNLDRARGALVAGVDEKGPAAAAGIAAGDIILTFDGKPVNDMRSLPRVVAETKIGETVPVVIWHDGKEKTVEVKVGQLDEAEVAASEGEGGKGTTTPGKAQVVLGMGVVPLTDELRGRYSIPDDVNGVIVNEVAGTSQAAEKGVKPGDVIVEVAQSKVENPAQVAEKVKAEKEAGKKSVLFLISRAGDLRFVALRVDK
- the hflC gene encoding protease modulator HflC codes for the protein MNRLVAGAVVAVVLLIAALSSMFTVSMTQQAMVLQLGDPKKIITEPGLYFKIPLFQNVVYIDKRVLLVKTSAEELIAADQKRVVIDAFARWRIIDPLRYYQRLRTEDIAQRQLSAFISSTLRDVVGREKLTALLLDPREAQGSSKRALLMRRISELVNEKAKENGIEIVDVRIRRADLPEANSQAIFQRMRTEREQEAKLIRATGQEAAQKRRAEADRDVTVIIANAQRDSQIKRGEGDSDAIKIFADAFGKDPGFFSFYRSMQAYREALNDKTTTMVLSPDSDFFRYLDNVAGAVAGQAPAK